From the Anaerolineae bacterium genome, one window contains:
- a CDS encoding ABC transporter ATP-binding protein: MGRAVSSDDRLSGGAVRGEPVVETQDVSKVYRMGQVEVRALQHIHLRVDRGDFVAVMGASGSGKSTLMNILGCLDRPTSGRYLLEGQDVSELDRNELAMIRNQKIGFVFQRYNLLPRMSALKNVALPLLYSPDGYRGDEEGPEERAQQALNAVGLGDRAHHRPNELSGGEQQRVAIARALVNSPAIILADEPTGNLDSRSGLEIMALLEGLHQQGVTLIVVTHEDDIASFARRIVRLHDGEIVADEVR; the protein is encoded by the coding sequence ATGGGCAGGGCCGTGTCCTCTGACGACAGGCTATCTGGCGGTGCCGTCAGAGGAGAGCCAGTCGTCGAGACCCAGGATGTGAGCAAGGTATACCGCATGGGTCAGGTGGAGGTCAGGGCCCTGCAACACATCCACCTTCGGGTCGACCGGGGCGACTTCGTGGCCGTCATGGGTGCCTCCGGGTCTGGCAAGTCCACCCTCATGAACATCCTCGGCTGCCTGGACCGCCCCACCAGCGGACGCTACTTGCTGGAGGGCCAGGACGTCAGCGAGCTGGACAGAAACGAGCTGGCCATGATCCGGAACCAGAAGATCGGCTTCGTCTTCCAGCGCTACAATCTCCTTCCACGCATGAGCGCCCTCAAGAACGTGGCCCTGCCCCTGCTCTACTCTCCTGATGGCTACAGAGGGGATGAAGAAGGCCCCGAGGAGCGAGCCCAGCAAGCTCTGAATGCGGTGGGGCTGGGAGATCGAGCCCACCACCGCCCCAACGAGCTTTCCGGCGGGGAGCAGCAGCGGGTGGCCATCGCCAGGGCCCTGGTCAATAGCCCAGCCATCATCTTGGCCGACGAGCCCACTGGCAACCTGGACAGCCGCTCCGGCCTGGAGATCATGGCCCTTCTGGAGGGGCTACACCAGCAGGGGGTGACCCTCATCGTGGTTACCCACGAGGACGACATCGCCTCCTTCGCCCGGCGGATCGTTCGCCTGCACGACGGAGAGATCGTAGCCGACGAGGTGAGATGA